DNA from Nitrospinota bacterium:
ATCTCAGCCACGTCTTATGGTGAAAGAGGAAGAACTCTTTTCTGTATTCAGGATACTGCAGCTGCTGTTGAAAACCTCCTTATCGCTACAACAGCATTAGGATACGGGAGTTGTTGGGTTGGTGCCTTTGATGAAGAAAAGGCAAAGAGAGCTTTGAATATTCCTGAGCATCTCAGACCGGTTGCTATTGTCCCTGTAGGCCCTGGATCAATTTCTCAAGATGATCCCACAAGAAGACAGATCTCTGAAATATCAGCTATAATCAATTAAAATTTTCTAAAAAAAATGAATATTCTGGATATCGAATTAGACTTGACCATTGATATATTAGAAAAGAGAAAAAAGTGGGAAGAGGTCTTTCATAACCCAAATCCAGTCATTGTTGATATGGGTTCTGGAAAGGGTCACTTTCTCGCTGAGATGGCAAGAGCAAACCCAGATAAGAATTTCCTTGGAATTGAAATCTATAAAAAGGGTTTAAGAAAGACAAAAAAGAAAATACAGAACATGGGTCTTGCCAATGTCAGGCTCATCCCATTTGAAATCCTTTTTGTCCTGAAGAATTTCTTCCATCCCAATGAAATACAGGAGGTTTATATTAACTTTCCTGACCCCTGGCCAAAGAGGAGGCATTGGAAGAGAAGATTTGTCAACCCTACATTTATTGATACGTTGTATCCCCTTCTTAAAGAAAAAGGGAGAGTAAATATTGCTACAGATTTTGAAGGATATGTCCCTGTTATCCTAAAATCTTTTGAAGACCATCCCGGATTTAAAAATATCTTTAAAAGCGGTAATACTCTTTTTGATTCTAATGAAAAAAGCTATGTCAATAAGCTTGATAATCGTGATCAGAGCCTTTATGAAAAAAAATATCTGAAAGAGGGAAAATTAATACATTACTTCATTTTTGAAAAGAGGGGTTTGGAGGAAAAATCCTGTGATTGAATCATACAGCTTCGGTGAAATCAAAATCGATGGTAAGAAATTTACATCAGACCTTATCATCTATCCTCAAAGGATTGATTCTCATTGGTGGAGAAAGGAAGGACACGCCTTGAATATAGAGGATATTACCGATATTATTGAAGCTTCTCCTGATACATTAATCGTAGGAACAGGAATGTCTGGAATATTGAAAATATTACCCGAGACAAAAAGATTTATCGAATCAAAGGGGATCAGGCTTATCTCAAAAAAAACAGAGGAGGCATGCAGGCTCTTTAACCAACTCTGCGATAAAGAAAAAGTAGTGGCTGCTCTACATCTCACCTGTTAGGAAAAATCCTCTATGCAAAAGATATCTCTATCAAGCATAGGTCAAATTGATGCATCCATACCAAATTTTTTAAAGGTTGAGTTGGAAAACCTGTTCGTCCCTGAAATAGAATTGGGCCAAAATATAGAAATACCCCTTGCTTCCTTTAATCCCAATAGAGACCAGTATAACTCCACAATGATAATGGATGAACTAAAAAAAATCCCTGGAGATTATCAAAAGTTACTGGGGATCATTGATGTTGATCTCTATGTTGAAGAGTATAATTTTATATTTGGAGAATCAACGATCAGTGGAAAAACAGCCATTATCTCATTATCCCGAATGAGACAGGAGTTCTATGATTTAAAAGAGAATAAAGAAATTTTTTATGAAAGGACTCTTAAAGAGGCTATTCACGAGCTGGGACATGCCTATGGGGTCTTACACTGCAAAAACCCAACATGCATTATGACATTTTCTAACAGCATAAAGGATACAGATAGAAAAGTGAAATCCTTCTGTAATCATTGTAAGCATCAAATCAAAGAAATAAACCCTTATCCCGTTCTTAAAGAGAGTTGAGGTTAATGACTATTTTTTCAGGAGAAAAAGCACTTAGCCATGCAAAAAATATCTCTATACCCCGTCTTCCTGGCTCCTCTGGTGAAAAAAAAGCTGTAGATTATATAAAGAATAAATTAAAGGAGATAGGATGGGATGTTAAGGAAGAGGAATTCTTCATCCCCCTCACACCCTGGCTTCTGCTTCGGACTTTGGTTTTTTTAGCTCTTTTTCTTATAATTATCTCAAGGCTTCTTTTCTTCTCAATACCAATTCTTTGCAGTGCCATCACCCTTTTAACTGCCCTCTGTTTCATCTTTTCTCTTAGGATATGGCTTTTTATATCTCATTCAGATCTCTTCCACAGAAAAAAGAGAGGTATAAAAACAGAAAATATTGTTGCTTCCTTAAATGAAAAGATGAGTTCTCGTAAAAAAAGACTCTTTCTCATTGCCCATCATGACTCCAAGAGCCAAAATATCTCCCTTCCTGCCAGAGCATTGATAACTCTGTTTCTGGTCATCTCTTTGATTCTTTCTAGTTTTTTATATATCTCTTTCTATCTCAAACCAGAAGTAATAGATATTTATCATGCTCTGAATATCCTCACCATTTTTTCTGTTATCTGTCTTTTGCCCCTTCTTTTTCTCCGAACAGAAAATAAATCGGCCGGGAGTCTTGACAATGCCTCATCAATTGGAATTCTCTTAGAGCTCGCGGAAATCCTTAAAAAAAATCCTACAAAAAATATAGGTGTTTCTCTTCTCTTTACTGGTGCAGAGGAACATGCTCTTATCGGCGCATCAGCCTTTTTGAACAGATATCTTTCCAAGCTCAATCAAGATAAAGACCTCTTTTTAAATCTCGATGCTGCAATAAATAACAGGATAATGGTTTCCCTTTCCAAGAAAAAAGATAAAGAGCTTACATCTCTTATGAGAGAAATATCAAAAGAAAGAAAGATAAAGCTAAGCTATATTCCATTTCTTCCTGGCCTTCTTATGGACCATATCTCCTTTTCTTATAAAAATCTTAAGGCCGCAAGCCTCTATTCCATCTCAAAAAAATCGAGATTTATCCATACATCAAAGGATACCCCCATTCTCCTTGATAAAGAGGGATTAAAAAATACCGGGCAGCTCATAGAAGGGGTTATTAGAAGACTGGACATAAAGGGAATCCCGATAAAAGTTGATGCCTACTCAGGCTATATCAGTGACCAAAGGCCAAACTCTTTCATTCTCAATGATAAAAAATATACAATTAAGGAAATCATATCCATGACAAAAGAAGAAGACCTGGACAGAAGAAGAATAAGAAGATTTATGGTAAAAACAGAAACTGATGAAACATACAATATTTATTATGATGAGGAGCTAAAGGAGTGGTTTCTGGAGGAGTGATAAATGCAAAGACTATAATTTTACCTTTCTTGCTTGTCCAAGAAAGGCAACAAAGAAGGACACCCCCAGACAGCTAAATCCAAATGACAAAACTTAAATGACAAATATCCTTGCTCACTCGCCCAATACCTAAAAAGCAAAAGGGGATAAGTAAGCAAAATGA
Protein-coding regions in this window:
- a CDS encoding nitroreductase family protein, which produces ISATSYGERGRTLFCIQDTAAAVENLLIATTALGYGSCWVGAFDEEKAKRALNIPEHLRPVAIVPVGPGSISQDDPTRRQISEISAIIN
- the trmB gene encoding tRNA (guanosine(46)-N7)-methyltransferase TrmB produces the protein MNILDIELDLTIDILEKRKKWEEVFHNPNPVIVDMGSGKGHFLAEMARANPDKNFLGIEIYKKGLRKTKKKIQNMGLANVRLIPFEILFVLKNFFHPNEIQEVYINFPDPWPKRRHWKRRFVNPTFIDTLYPLLKEKGRVNIATDFEGYVPVILKSFEDHPGFKNIFKSGNTLFDSNEKSYVNKLDNRDQSLYEKKYLKEGKLIHYFIFEKRGLEEKSCD
- a CDS encoding MTH938/NDUFAF3 family protein translates to MIESYSFGEIKIDGKKFTSDLIIYPQRIDSHWWRKEGHALNIEDITDIIEASPDTLIVGTGMSGILKILPETKRFIESKGIRLISKKTEEACRLFNQLCDKEKVVAALHLTC
- a CDS encoding archaemetzincin family Zn-dependent metalloprotease; translated protein: MQKISLSSIGQIDASIPNFLKVELENLFVPEIELGQNIEIPLASFNPNRDQYNSTMIMDELKKIPGDYQKLLGIIDVDLYVEEYNFIFGESTISGKTAIISLSRMRQEFYDLKENKEIFYERTLKEAIHELGHAYGVLHCKNPTCIMTFSNSIKDTDRKVKSFCNHCKHQIKEINPYPVLKES
- a CDS encoding M28 family peptidase, which encodes MTIFSGEKALSHAKNISIPRLPGSSGEKKAVDYIKNKLKEIGWDVKEEEFFIPLTPWLLLRTLVFLALFLIIISRLLFFSIPILCSAITLLTALCFIFSLRIWLFISHSDLFHRKKRGIKTENIVASLNEKMSSRKKRLFLIAHHDSKSQNISLPARALITLFLVISLILSSFLYISFYLKPEVIDIYHALNILTIFSVICLLPLLFLRTENKSAGSLDNASSIGILLELAEILKKNPTKNIGVSLLFTGAEEHALIGASAFLNRYLSKLNQDKDLFLNLDAAINNRIMVSLSKKKDKELTSLMREISKERKIKLSYIPFLPGLLMDHISFSYKNLKAASLYSISKKSRFIHTSKDTPILLDKEGLKNTGQLIEGVIRRLDIKGIPIKVDAYSGYISDQRPNSFILNDKKYTIKEIISMTKEEDLDRRRIRRFMVKTETDETYNIYYDEELKEWFLEE